A genomic segment from Quadrisphaera sp. RL12-1S encodes:
- a CDS encoding GNAT family N-acetyltransferase — MGADDLHAAADPGDDGSHDPVVDLVRRARRLWAHQAGVPVAAFSSTGLDPVIAPRSAIAPPGWVGIVVVDGQSLTTVPDAATAASIREHLGGLDLAQVRDETHWYGWVGAHQHLGPAHLSYGTGADVISRALPGQVELLPPGAEELTALLRRTDPSEGAESGMAEVTSRIAVAHGPTGVVAAAGYRRWAAGDESRVDELGDTGTGKAVAHLSVLTAAEVRGQHLAPLVAAAAAIEASRHGLLLQWRARPPASRRVAARIGLRELGWQLSLDCR; from the coding sequence CTCGCATGATCCCGTCGTCGACCTTGTCCGACGCGCACGTCGGCTGTGGGCCCACCAGGCTGGCGTCCCCGTGGCTGCCTTCTCGTCGACAGGGCTGGATCCGGTCATCGCACCGCGGTCGGCGATCGCGCCACCTGGGTGGGTCGGCATCGTCGTCGTGGATGGGCAGAGCCTGACCACCGTCCCCGACGCCGCAACCGCTGCTTCCATCCGCGAGCACCTGGGCGGCCTGGACCTGGCGCAGGTCCGAGACGAGACCCACTGGTACGGCTGGGTTGGCGCGCACCAGCACCTCGGCCCCGCCCACCTCAGCTACGGCACCGGCGCCGACGTCATCAGCCGGGCCCTTCCAGGCCAGGTCGAGCTCTTGCCTCCAGGCGCCGAGGAACTCACCGCGCTCCTCAGGCGCACCGACCCCTCCGAGGGCGCCGAGTCGGGCATGGCCGAGGTGACCTCCCGCATCGCCGTCGCTCACGGACCTACCGGGGTCGTCGCCGCGGCCGGCTACCGGCGCTGGGCTGCTGGTGACGAGAGCCGGGTGGATGAGCTCGGCGACACTGGCACCGGCAAAGCCGTCGCACATCTCAGCGTCCTGACCGCCGCCGAGGTGCGCGGTCAGCACCTCGCGCCCCTCGTGGCTGCCGCAGCAGCCATCGAGGCCTCCCGCCATGGCCTGCTGCTGCAGTGGCGGGCTCGGCCACCGGCCTCACGGCGCGTGGCGGCACGCATCGGACTGCGCGAGCTTGGCTGGCAGCTCTCCCTGGACTGCCGGTGA
- a CDS encoding glycoside hydrolase family 26 protein, whose translation MPKHRQPTPATRRARPALVTLGALTLLCTATGVALAATNAAEPSPIPSTVATTVAPTRDATEQPTATTTSAPTSNQTDTPANPANPATSATSATPATPATPRTQAGDGQTWLSGASGDGAADGTLGRWRSDPVGIVGTWADQGDNQTQLYAIAPGGEVADFNGAIDIAPGGLLEGDTWAAAATGSYDDRWRQSLTRMAALRAGKGTTYIRPFHEFNLGGAYPWAVTPDQASDFTTAWKRYRAIQQHVFPDAKLVYGVNVTSSGTDLDWRTTWPGAGQADVLGVDSYNGWPTITTAAEFDKQLDARGADGIPVGLNAYSDQAKTWGVPLAVPEWSGRAEMGDEPAYVTGMVDWFAEHAGHGPGQLVYEILFNAPQDDGNFQLFADDSRMPASAQAYVDAVASTEAGRAADDSSSSGESTAEQNEDPQPAPSTAGTATATTEPSRPMKDADTPASQADVDELVARLDVLLDRLEQT comes from the coding sequence ATGCCCAAGCACCGTCAGCCCACCCCGGCCACCCGTCGAGCGCGACCCGCCCTGGTCACCCTCGGAGCGCTCACGCTCCTGTGCACCGCCACCGGCGTCGCACTGGCCGCAACGAACGCCGCCGAGCCGTCACCGATTCCCTCGACGGTGGCGACGACGGTCGCGCCGACGCGTGACGCGACTGAACAACCCACCGCAACGACGACGAGCGCCCCCACGAGCAACCAGACCGACACCCCGGCCAACCCGGCCAACCCGGCCACCTCGGCCACCTCGGCCACCCCGGCCACCCCGGCCACCCCGAGGACGCAGGCCGGCGACGGCCAGACATGGCTGTCCGGCGCCTCCGGCGACGGTGCTGCCGACGGAACCCTCGGCCGGTGGCGCAGTGACCCCGTCGGCATCGTCGGCACCTGGGCCGACCAGGGCGACAACCAGACCCAGCTGTACGCCATCGCCCCCGGCGGGGAGGTCGCCGACTTCAATGGCGCGATCGACATCGCCCCCGGTGGCCTGCTCGAGGGCGACACCTGGGCCGCGGCCGCCACCGGCTCCTACGACGACCGCTGGCGACAGTCCTTGACGCGGATGGCGGCGCTGCGCGCCGGCAAGGGCACCACCTACATCCGGCCCTTCCACGAGTTCAACCTCGGCGGCGCCTACCCCTGGGCTGTCACCCCCGACCAGGCCAGCGACTTCACCACCGCCTGGAAGCGGTACCGCGCCATCCAGCAGCACGTGTTCCCCGATGCCAAGCTCGTCTACGGCGTCAACGTCACCAGCTCGGGCACCGACCTGGACTGGCGCACCACGTGGCCCGGCGCAGGGCAGGCTGACGTCCTGGGCGTCGACTCCTACAACGGCTGGCCGACCATCACGACGGCGGCCGAATTCGACAAGCAGCTCGACGCCCGAGGCGCCGATGGCATTCCCGTCGGGCTGAACGCCTACAGCGACCAGGCCAAGACGTGGGGCGTCCCTCTGGCGGTCCCGGAGTGGTCCGGCCGCGCCGAGATGGGCGACGAGCCCGCGTACGTGACGGGGATGGTCGACTGGTTCGCCGAGCACGCCGGTCACGGACCGGGCCAGCTCGTCTACGAGATCCTCTTCAATGCCCCGCAGGACGACGGGAACTTCCAGCTTTTCGCTGACGACTCGAGGATGCCCGCGTCTGCACAGGCGTACGTCGACGCGGTCGCGTCCACCGAGGCGGGCCGCGCAGCCGACGACTCCTCGTCATCGGGTGAGTCGACCGCGGAGCAGAACGAGGACCCGCAGCCGGCGCCCTCCACGGCCGGGACCGCCACCGCGACTACCGAGCCGAGCCGGCCGATGAAGGACGCGGACACTCCCGCTTCGCAGGCCGACGTCGACGAGCTCGTGGCGCGGCTTGACGTGCTTTTGGACCGTCTCGAGCAAACTTGA
- a CDS encoding tautomerase family protein: MPSSQIDVRRRYEVGEEVGIIDAVQDALIAAFAIPPGDKHVRLVVHEPHRFAVPPRLEQPERYTLVTIDCFSGRSTEAKRRLYKEVVTRLTPFGIPADHVTVLLRESDTENWGLRGGHAACDIDLGFTVEI, from the coding sequence GTGCCCAGCTCGCAGATCGACGTCCGCCGCCGCTATGAGGTGGGTGAGGAGGTCGGCATCATCGATGCCGTCCAGGACGCCCTCATCGCGGCCTTCGCCATCCCGCCGGGCGACAAGCACGTCCGCTTGGTCGTTCACGAGCCGCACCGCTTCGCCGTCCCACCCCGACTCGAGCAGCCCGAGCGCTACACGCTGGTCACCATTGACTGCTTCAGCGGACGCTCCACCGAAGCCAAGCGCCGCCTGTACAAGGAGGTGGTGACCCGCCTGACTCCGTTCGGCATTCCCGCCGATCACGTCACGGTGCTCCTGCGGGAGAGCGACACCGAGAACTGGGGCCTGCGCGGTGGTCATGCAGCCTGCGACATCGACCTCGGGTTCACCGTGGAGATCTGA
- the dapA gene encoding 4-hydroxy-tetrahydrodipicolinate synthase: MTDAATAFGRNLVAMVTPMLPGGAIDEASTAALVEHLVAAGCDGVVVGGTTGEAPTLRPDEHDALVGLVSSITAGRARVIAGVGTPDTAATVGRAHGLREVGADALLLVCPYYSRPSQAGIAAHCRAVADAADLPVMLYDVPARTGTTLERSTLVELAAHPRILGIKDARGDLHEAMAVMASTSLAYYCGIDELNLAYLACGATGVLSVTGNVVADRNAALIADVRAGRLPAARRSAAAQVALAEALLRTSPPAVMAKAALVAAGVIAHAAVRSPMVEAPAAHLKQLREALRGLDLAA, from the coding sequence TTGACGGACGCTGCCACGGCCTTCGGACGCAACCTGGTGGCGATGGTGACGCCGATGCTGCCCGGCGGCGCCATCGACGAGGCGAGTACGGCGGCACTGGTGGAGCACTTGGTAGCCGCTGGCTGCGACGGTGTGGTGGTCGGTGGGACCACCGGTGAGGCGCCCACGCTGCGCCCTGATGAGCATGACGCGCTTGTCGGGCTGGTGTCCTCGATCACGGCGGGACGTGCCCGAGTGATCGCCGGGGTTGGCACGCCCGACACGGCGGCCACGGTCGGGCGGGCTCACGGACTGCGCGAGGTCGGTGCCGATGCGCTGCTGCTGGTCTGCCCCTACTACTCCCGCCCTTCCCAGGCCGGCATCGCCGCCCACTGTCGAGCTGTTGCCGACGCTGCTGACCTACCGGTGATGCTCTACGACGTGCCTGCGCGCACCGGCACGACGTTGGAGCGCTCCACCTTGGTCGAGCTCGCTGCTCATCCCCGGATCCTGGGCATTAAGGACGCCAGGGGGGACCTGCATGAAGCCATGGCCGTCATGGCCAGCACATCGCTGGCGTACTACTGCGGTATCGACGAGCTGAACCTGGCGTACCTGGCCTGCGGCGCCACCGGCGTCCTCAGTGTCACCGGCAACGTGGTCGCCGACCGCAACGCCGCTCTGATCGCTGACGTGCGCGCCGGTCGCCTCCCGGCAGCTCGCCGTAGTGCAGCGGCACAGGTGGCACTGGCTGAGGCCCTGCTGCGGACCTCACCGCCGGCGGTGATGGCCAAGGCAGCCCTAGTGGCAGCTGGGGTGATTGCGCACGCCGCGGTGCGCTCTCCGATGGTCGAAGCACCAGCGGCTCACCTGAAGCAGTTGCGTGAGGCGCTCCGTGGGCTCGACCTCGCGGCGTGA
- a CDS encoding LysR family transcriptional regulator → MIDVGALRSLRTVAAVGTLAKAAEELAFTPSAVSQQIKRLEREVGVALLAPAGRGVVLTAAGRALVESSAEVFDALERCQASARSVAEGTATGVVRLAAFSTAIRGLLAPALPGLYASRPQLSVHITEADPEAALHGVDSGRQDLALVHDADGVLPLLPPSVSHLRVHLDAGDVVVPGGHPLAALRRPLGDEDLVGWSWVTSPLGTVCHAWFRRLMARSPHEPDVRHLVDDFSTQLALVAEDGVLALLPRLARPALPRGLAVCELERPPVREVHAVWRRSAEESPSLQAVLEALTTSALTSVS, encoded by the coding sequence ATGATCGATGTGGGCGCCTTGCGGTCACTGCGGACGGTCGCGGCCGTGGGCACGCTGGCAAAGGCTGCTGAGGAGCTGGCCTTCACTCCCTCCGCGGTCTCCCAGCAGATCAAGCGCTTGGAGCGGGAGGTCGGCGTGGCGCTGTTGGCGCCGGCTGGCCGGGGGGTGGTCCTGACCGCCGCTGGCCGGGCGCTGGTGGAGTCCTCCGCGGAGGTCTTCGATGCGCTGGAGCGTTGCCAGGCGTCTGCGAGGTCGGTCGCGGAGGGCACCGCCACAGGTGTTGTGAGGCTGGCGGCGTTCTCCACCGCCATCAGGGGTCTGCTGGCCCCGGCGCTGCCCGGCCTGTACGCGTCCCGTCCGCAGCTGAGCGTCCACATCACTGAGGCCGACCCCGAGGCGGCGCTTCACGGGGTGGACTCTGGACGTCAGGACCTGGCCCTGGTGCACGACGCCGATGGCGTCCTCCCGCTGCTTCCGCCATCGGTCAGCCACCTGCGGGTGCACCTCGACGCCGGCGACGTCGTCGTCCCGGGCGGACATCCCCTTGCGGCTCTGCGACGCCCCCTGGGGGATGAAGACCTCGTGGGCTGGTCATGGGTGACCAGCCCCCTGGGCACCGTGTGCCACGCCTGGTTTCGCAGGCTCATGGCCAGGTCCCCCCACGAGCCCGACGTGCGTCACCTGGTGGATGACTTCTCTACCCAGCTGGCCCTGGTCGCTGAGGACGGGGTGCTCGCGCTGCTTCCGCGTCTGGCTCGTCCAGCGCTACCCCGGGGGCTGGCGGTGTGTGAGCTGGAGCGCCCTCCTGTGCGTGAGGTGCACGCGGTGTGGCGTCGCAGCGCGGAAGAAAGCCCGTCGTTGCAGGCCGTCTTGGAGGCGCTTACGACGTCGGCATTGACATCGGTGTCGTAG